TTGCCGGTGGCGTAGTAATCCAGGAAGAACAGCGGCTCGGCACCGGCCACAACGAGATCATTCACGCACATGGCTACCAGGTCTACGCCGATGGTGTCGTGGTTGCCCAGATCCATGGCCAGGCGTAGCTTGGTGCCCACGCCATCAGTGCCGCTCACCAGCACCGGCTGCTTGTAGCCCTCGGGGATTTCACACAGGGCGCCAAAGCCACCAAGGCCTGCCAAAACTTCCGGGCGGCGGGTGCGCACGGCAACGCTTTTAATGCGTTCAACCAGGGCATCGCCCGCGTCAATATCGACACCGGCATCTTTGTAGCTAAGGGATTGGGGTTTATCGCTGCTCATGGGGGACTATCCGCAAATCGGGGGTTGGAAAAAAGGCGTGCATTCTAGCAGCTGTGGGCGCGCGAGGCACTAGGGAGTGGCGCTTGTGGCACCGATTGGCGGCAAATGCCCTGTGACATGGCTCGCGCTGTATTAATTTAGCCCCCAAGCACCCTGTGCAGGGGCCTGTGGGCTGCTACAATGGCGCGCTTTCACCCCCGCTCGGAGATATAGATGAGATCACTGTTGAACGCCGTAATCCTGCTGATCAGCGCATGTTGGCTGGCATCCCCGGCAGTGGCAGAACAACTGGTTGATTTATACAAGGTGCAGACGCTGGTAACCAGCCAAGCCGCCGCCGAGCGCGAGCGCGCCGCCACCGAGGCGCTGGCTCGCTTGCTGGTGCGGGTAACCGGTGATCCCAAGATTGCAGAAAATGCAGAGCTGCAACCCTACATGAAGCGCGCGCAAAACTACGTGTTGCAGTTTGGCTACGCCCGCACAGAGGCCACCCTTACCCAGGAAGATGGCACCCAGGTGCCGGCCACCGCGCTCAATTTCAGTTTTTCGGAAGTGGCCATCAACAAGTTGTTGCGTAAACTCAAGCTACCTATTTGGCCCTACAACCGCCCGGGCCTGCTGGTGTGGCTGGTGGAAGATCAATGGCAGGGCGGGCGCACCCTGTTGCGCGATGCCGATACCCAGCAGGCGCTGCGCGAGCAGGCGTTAACGCGCGGTTTGCCCTTGATGTTCCCTATTTGGGATCTGGAAGATCAGATGGCCATTAGCGCCGAGCAGTTGTGGTCTTTTGATCAAGACGCGCTACGCACGGCCTCGGCGCGTTATCAGCCCGATGTGATAGTGGTGGGCAGGTATAGCCGCACCAGTAGCGGTGAACTGCGCGGTGTATGGGAGTGGATAGATGGCGATGATTCAGATTTGCTCGATGCCAAAGGCGATAGCCTGCAGGCACTGGCAGCACCTATGGTAGATAAAATTGCCAATACCCTGGCGGCCCGCTATGCCATCCAGCCCGGTCAGGACGACGGCTTGCAGCTGGTTATGCAGGTGCAGGGTGTAAAGGCGTTTGATCGCTACCGCAAAATCCTAAGCTATCTTGAGCAGCACGAAGCCCTGCGCGATGTGCAATTGGTACAGGTAGAAGGCGATAGCCTGTGGCTGAACCTCTACCCCGAGGCCGACCTTGCACATCTGCAGCGCGCCTTCCAGCTGGATCGCAAGCTCTCGCCACTGCCCACACTGGTGCCCGCCGATGGCTCGCCCACCAATCCCTTGATGTTCGAATGGGCGGGTGAGTAACCCGGTACACCATGGCCTTATTGCAGCAACTGCCGCTGGGCATCAGCCTTAATGATGATGCCCGGTTTGATAACTTCTATTTAGCCGAGGCCTCGCCCAACGCCTTTGCCGTGCGCGCTGTGCGCGATATGTTGCGCCCCGACGGCGAGCAGTTTGTGACCCTTTGGGGCGGGCCAGGGCGCAGCCACTTGGCACAGGCGCTGTGTGTTGAGGCCACCAATCAGGGCTGGCAGGTACAGTATTTACCCCTGCGCTCGGTGCGCGACTACGCCTTTGAGCCAGAGGCCGTGCATGGGGTATTGGCAGGCCTTGAGCAAATGGACCTGGTGTGCCTGGACGATGTAGACACAGTTGCCGGCATCGATGCCTGGGAGCTTGGCCTGTTTCACTTGTTTAACCGCCTGCGTGATGCCGGCGTTGCGCTGTTGATTACCAGCGAAGAAAACCCGGCGCACCTGCGCATTGCCCTGCCCGATTTGCAATCGCGTTTGCAGTGGGGCTTGAGTTGCCAGCTGCACCCGCTTACCGATGCCGAAAAGGCGTTGGCACTCACCCGCCGGGCCGAGGCCCGGGGCCTGCAATTGCCCGATGAGGTGGCCAACTTTATTATTCAGCGAATGCCGCGCGACATGAACCGGCTGTTTGGGCTGCTTGAACAGCTAGACCGCGCAAGCCTGCAGGAAAAGCGCAAGCTCACCATTCCGTTTGTGAAGCAGGTGCTCGGCCAATAGCCCAATTACGCACCACAACAATAACGAGCCCAAGGCCATGACCGAATTTATTCAAACCTACCCCAATAGCCTGAGCGAGGCAGACTGCCGGCAGATGATTGCCAAGTTTGAAGCGGGCGGCTTGGCAACCCCTGGCCAAACCGGCCAGGGTGTGGATGTGCAAAAAAAAGACAGCCTAGATTTAGTGTTAAACAACGCCCCCGATTGGCAGCCGGAACTGGCCCAGATTGCCGGTGCCACCGCGCGCGGTTTACTGCGTTATGTGCGCCAGTTTCCAAGCCTTGTGTGCGGCGCAATATCGCCCTCTCTGCCGCACCCGAAAACTGGCGAGCCCACGGCCTTGCAGGTGGATAACCTGCACGAATTTGACGACGACACATTGCTGCATGTGATACGCGCGGTGTTTCGGCTGGGCAATGTGAATTTGCAAAAATACACCGCCGGGCGCGGCGGTTATCACCACTGGCATTCGGAGTTTTACCCACACCCCACAGACCCGCGCCAGGAAAGCCTGCATCGGGTGCTGGTGTTTATGTATTACCTCAATACAGTGGCCGAAGGCGGCGAGACGGAGTTTTTATATCAGCGCACAAAGCTTGCGCCACAGGCGGGCAGTTTGGTGTTGTTCCCTACAGATTTCACCCACACCCACCGGGGTTGCGTGCCACAATCGGGCGATAAATACATTCTTACCAGTTGGGTGCTCTACCAGAACGCCGCGCAATTGTATGGGCGCGCGCCCGGTTAAAGCGGCAGTGAGGTGGTGTACTTCACTTGCTTCAAGGCAAACGTGGAGTTTACCGAGGCCACATTGGGCAGGTGCACAATGGTTTTTTTCAGCAGTTGCTCGTAGTGTTCTACGCTGTCTACCACCACGCGCAATACGTAATCTTTTTCACCACTGGTGGAGTAGCATTCCACAATTTCCGGCACATCCTGCACGCCTTGTTCAAAGGCATTGAGCGAATCTTCATCGTGGCTTTTGATGGTGATGTAGGCATACACGGTGACCCCCAGGCCCAGTTGTTTCGGG
This genomic stretch from Simiduia sp. 21SJ11W-1 harbors:
- a CDS encoding DUF2066 domain-containing protein, which translates into the protein MRSLLNAVILLISACWLASPAVAEQLVDLYKVQTLVTSQAAAERERAATEALARLLVRVTGDPKIAENAELQPYMKRAQNYVLQFGYARTEATLTQEDGTQVPATALNFSFSEVAINKLLRKLKLPIWPYNRPGLLVWLVEDQWQGGRTLLRDADTQQALREQALTRGLPLMFPIWDLEDQMAISAEQLWSFDQDALRTASARYQPDVIVVGRYSRTSSGELRGVWEWIDGDDSDLLDAKGDSLQALAAPMVDKIANTLAARYAIQPGQDDGLQLVMQVQGVKAFDRYRKILSYLEQHEALRDVQLVQVEGDSLWLNLYPEADLAHLQRAFQLDRKLSPLPTLVPADGSPTNPLMFEWAGE
- the hda gene encoding DnaA regulatory inactivator Hda encodes the protein MALLQQLPLGISLNDDARFDNFYLAEASPNAFAVRAVRDMLRPDGEQFVTLWGGPGRSHLAQALCVEATNQGWQVQYLPLRSVRDYAFEPEAVHGVLAGLEQMDLVCLDDVDTVAGIDAWELGLFHLFNRLRDAGVALLITSEENPAHLRIALPDLQSRLQWGLSCQLHPLTDAEKALALTRRAEARGLQLPDEVANFIIQRMPRDMNRLFGLLEQLDRASLQEKRKLTIPFVKQVLGQ
- a CDS encoding 2OG-Fe(II) oxygenase; translation: MTEFIQTYPNSLSEADCRQMIAKFEAGGLATPGQTGQGVDVQKKDSLDLVLNNAPDWQPELAQIAGATARGLLRYVRQFPSLVCGAISPSLPHPKTGEPTALQVDNLHEFDDDTLLHVIRAVFRLGNVNLQKYTAGRGGYHHWHSEFYPHPTDPRQESLHRVLVFMYYLNTVAEGGETEFLYQRTKLAPQAGSLVLFPTDFTHTHRGCVPQSGDKYILTSWVLYQNAAQLYGRAPG
- a CDS encoding Lrp/AsnC family transcriptional regulator, translated to MLDEFDRKILRTLQENADYSMAELGDRVGLSHTPCWRRIKKLEADGIIKQKVTLLDPKQLGLGVTVYAYITIKSHDEDSLNAFEQGVQDVPEIVECYSTSGEKDYVLRVVVDSVEHYEQLLKKTIVHLPNVASVNSTFALKQVKYTTSLPL